One Mesorhizobium sp. L-2-11 genomic region harbors:
- a CDS encoding M20 aminoacylase family protein, giving the protein MPILNRAAEMQDEVAGWRRHLHQTPELNFDVFETATFVTEKLKAFGCDDVVTGLGKTGVVGIIRGRLGEGTSIGLRADMDALPLNEITGKPYASTIPGRMHACGHDGHTAMLLGAAKYLAETRNFAGSVAVIFQPAEEGGGGGNEMVKDGMMERFGISKVFGMHNMPGLPVGQFAIKPGPIMAATAEFTITVKGRGGHAAMPHGTIDPIVITSQLVGALQTIASRSTDPVEAVVVSVTKFHAGDAYNVIPESAEIAGTVRTLKKEVARKAEQRVRTICEGVGAAFGATIEVDYKANYPVTFNHPEETVFASDVAAEIAGEAQVHRAIQPVMGGEDFSYMLEARPGAFIFIGNGDTAGLHNPAYDFNDEVIPHGMSYWVKLAETALAA; this is encoded by the coding sequence ATGCCGATCCTGAACCGCGCCGCCGAAATGCAAGACGAGGTCGCCGGCTGGCGCCGCCATCTGCACCAGACACCAGAGCTGAATTTCGACGTCTTCGAGACCGCCACCTTCGTCACCGAGAAGCTCAAGGCCTTCGGTTGCGACGACGTGGTGACCGGCCTCGGCAAGACCGGTGTCGTCGGCATCATCCGCGGCCGCCTCGGCGAAGGCACGAGCATCGGCCTGCGCGCCGACATGGATGCGCTGCCGCTCAACGAGATCACCGGGAAACCCTACGCCTCGACCATTCCAGGCAGGATGCACGCCTGCGGCCATGACGGCCACACCGCGATGCTGCTCGGCGCTGCCAAATATCTTGCCGAGACGCGCAATTTCGCCGGCTCCGTCGCAGTGATCTTCCAGCCGGCCGAAGAAGGCGGCGGCGGCGGCAACGAGATGGTCAAAGACGGCATGATGGAGCGCTTCGGCATCTCCAAGGTGTTCGGCATGCACAACATGCCGGGCCTGCCGGTCGGACAATTCGCCATCAAGCCGGGCCCGATCATGGCGGCGACCGCCGAATTCACCATCACCGTCAAGGGCCGAGGCGGGCATGCGGCGATGCCGCACGGCACGATCGACCCGATCGTCATCACCAGCCAGTTGGTCGGCGCTCTGCAGACGATCGCCTCGCGCAGCACCGATCCGGTCGAGGCTGTCGTGGTGTCGGTGACGAAGTTCCACGCCGGCGACGCCTACAATGTCATTCCCGAGAGCGCCGAGATCGCCGGCACAGTGCGCACGCTGAAGAAGGAGGTCGCCAGGAAGGCTGAGCAGCGCGTGCGTACTATCTGCGAGGGCGTCGGCGCGGCCTTCGGCGCAACGATCGAGGTCGATTACAAGGCCAATTATCCCGTCACCTTCAACCATCCGGAAGAGACGGTGTTTGCCAGCGATGTCGCCGCTGAAATCGCCGGCGAGGCACAGGTGCACCGCGCCATCCAGCCGGTGATGGGCGGCGAGGACTTTTCCTACATGCTGGAAGCGCGGCCGGGCGCCTTCATCTTCATCGGCAATGGCGACACCGCCGGTCTCCACAACCCTGCCTACGACTTCAACGACGAGGTCATCCCGCACGGCATGAGCTATTGGGTGAAGCTCGCGGAGACGGCGCTGGCCGCCTGA
- a CDS encoding DUF768 domain-containing protein, giving the protein MSATKEFFETWLQENVGNLPAESEVSVAVLVQQFEEDADAAGFGHEVREDEIGDIEEAIEKALNKARAGEQPQADDPAEESDLAPVMEALKVDDPKSGP; this is encoded by the coding sequence ATGAGTGCTACGAAAGAGTTCTTTGAAACCTGGCTCCAGGAGAACGTCGGTAACCTGCCCGCGGAAAGCGAAGTGAGCGTGGCCGTCCTGGTTCAGCAATTCGAGGAGGATGCCGACGCGGCCGGCTTTGGTCACGAGGTGCGCGAAGACGAGATCGGCGACATCGAGGAGGCCATTGAGAAAGCCCTGAACAAGGCCAGGGCAGGCGAACAGCCGCAGGCTGACGATCCGGCCGAAGAAAGTGATCTGGCGCCGGTCATGGAGGCGCTGAAGGTCGACGACCCGAAGAGCGGGCCGTAG